ATTGTGCGGCGCATTTTGATGTGAGTGTTAATACATTGAAAGAATGGGTTCTTCAGGGCTGTCCAGAAATTCGATTGGACTCAGGTATGGTTTTATACAGCATTCAGGCGGTGAGAAGATGGTTATTAACCTATCAAAACTAAACAAAGGTGTGGGGCCAAGGAAAGGAACCGGTGTCGGGTTGGGGTGGTTGCCGCAGCCGTTGCCTCGTCTGCGATGGCTGAAAGCCAATCGGCAGGCGAGGCTTACGGACGCGTGGAACGCACAGGTCTTTTGCGAACACCAGATACCGGCTTAGGATAAGGTGCCTTTCTAATAGCACCTTATAAAGAGAAAAATAATGGCTAATAACTACCGGAAAAATGCAAAAAAAGCCGATACTACCAAGCTTTTTCACAACAAAAATAATTTGCGAACAAGCGCAAATTTTAAAGGAGGTGACCAAATGACCAAAAGTACCCAGAATGTGCTAGGAAAAGTAGACTGGTTTCAAGCCGTCTTGCATCAAGTCAGTTATCAGACGGTCTTTCAAGACTTATTAAAAATCAGTTTAGAATCCGTCTCGATTCAAGCAGGCAGTTTAAAACATGAAGAATACGATACTGTGTACACCTGTGGTTTTCTCAAATACTACACCTATCATCAGCCAGAAAAGGCCAAAGAACGCGGAACCCTTGTCTTAAGCGGGCAAGCCTGTACCACCTATGAATGGATTTTGCTTTCGTATAAGCCCAAGGCGAATGTCTTTCAAGAACTCGCCACCCGTTTTTACGAGTATGCTAGTCAAACCGCCTTCACCTTTGAAATCAAGCGGCTAGATTTAGCCTTAGATGATTACAATGAAGTGCCCTACTTCACGGTAGAACAACTCCACAATAAGTTGAAACGGAAGCGATTCCTTTCAAAAGGACGAAGCTATCAACTCCATGACAGCGAGTTTGATGCCAAACAACGGGCAAAAACGGTTAGTATCGGCGTTCGAGGATCGGCTTGTATGTTTCGTGCCTACGACAAAGCCAAAGAAATGGCCAAAGATTTTGATGGAGTGAAACAAGAGGAAATTCTGGCTCGGGCTCCCCAAATTCGGTTGGAAGTCGAAACACGAAATGAAGTGGCAGATAGTCTCTTTCGAACCATTGCTTTTTTACCGCAAGATCAATATATCGCAAACTTAATTCGAGGATTTCTACAAACGGAACTTACCTTTTACACCGACGGCTCCTTAAAGCAGGTCTGTCGTTGGTGGCAGGACTACCTAAAACCAAGTCTAGTTCCCACTATCACCCGGCAATATCAAGTGAGTAGCTTTGACCGTTCCTTGAACTGGTATGAATACGGTGGACCCATGGCATTAACTCAGGCACTCTTTTTCTTGCATCATGAGGGTGTCGGGATTGACCCAAGTTTGTTAGAGATTCGTCCCAATTATGAATGGACACCCGAACTTTCTGATCGCATGATTCAATACGTCAGTGAGCAACAACGTCCCGATTTGATTCCACTTATTCAAGAACGCACCAAAAAAGCGTCCGTCACTTCCCAATAAGTGAACGAACGCTCTGTTAAAAAATTTTCTAAAGCAAGTATAGCAAAGAAAGGAAGAATATACGATGCCAAAAATGTTAAGTATTAATGATTTTGATTTCGGAGCCATTGGCCCAACCTTTGAACTAGATGAGGTCACTCCGAAATTTGCGACTGAAACTCGAACCGATGAAAACGGACAGGTCATTCTAGATCGCGAAAACCAACCAAGAAACTTCTATACCGATGAGATTATCGGGTACAAATATTCGGTGACTATCCTAGAGGGACAATTCCGTAAAAAAGCAACGCAAGTCACCGTCAATACCTTAGACCATCCGATTGACAATGATGAGATTATGAAGCGCGAGAGTGTCAAATGTCGATTTGAGAACTTACAACCAAGTAGACCTGGGCACCCGATGTATTATAAGGCAGATAAGATTGTTTTGTTAGGGAATCAGAAATAAAAAAGTAAGGAGAGCACACTAATCTGCTCTCCTTATTCTTCGGTTGAACGGAAAAAGAGACTGTGACGAACACCTTTGGCGCAAGCGTCTAAAAAGTACAATCCCAAAATCATTCTCGGTAGACTCCTCAAAATAACTTTCTGGAAGATTTAGTTGTAATTAGAGTAGGCCAGATACTTCCTACACGACTTTTGACATGATAACTCTATTCTACACAAGATTCAGATTAATTCCTCATTTTGGTTCAGGACCGCACTTCCTATCTCAATTTGTCACAACCAAATACCTTTTCTTTAATGATTTAATTGTTTCATCTAACACTGACAGATCTTGTGTGACCTTTAATAATACAATACCTCCTTGAATCTGAGCAATAATTGATCTCGCTTCAATTTGAGATTCCTCAAAACTCAACGAACTAAAAGAAAGTAAATTTTTAGCTAAAGAAATAATCCACTCATTCATAAAATCATTTAGTAAATCACGAAAGTCCTCATCCTCCAGTGATAATTCGACAATTAAATTTCCCATTGGACATCCATAATAACGATTCTGATCTTTATGAAATGAATAAACCCAATCCAACATTGCTTCAAAATCATGTTGAGGATTTAAACTGGGAGCCAATATATCATCGAACAGCTCATTTTGCCAAGACTTAACGTTTTCACGGATTACTTCTATACCAATACTTTTTTTAGAATCAAAATAGTAATACAATTGTCCCTTACCTGCATCCGCTGCTGCTAAAATATCCCGAATAGAAGTATTGTTATAACCTTTTTTATAAATTAAATTGCGTGCCGCCGAAATTATCTTTTCCTTCGTTCCCAAAATAGTGTTCTCCTCTTTTGTTTAAAGTATGGCAAGTCTAGCAACTGAGGATATTATTGTCAAGATTGCTATAAATCACTTCAAATTTTGAATTGAGAACCTCTCTTTCTTTATTCCTATTTTAATACGTCATTTAAAGATTCGCTCATAGTTGGGTGTGTGTAAATAGTATCACGTAGCATTGTATATGGGAGGTTAGCCTTAATAGCTAAGGCAATCAAATTAATTACTTCATGAGATTCCTCTGCATAAATAGTTGCCCCTAATATCTGTTCAGTTTTAGGATCTACTAAAATTTTAAAAACACCTCTCGCATCTTCAAGTACTTGTGCTTTAGGTACTCCAGCAGCCATTAACTTAAATATTTTATAGTCGATATTCCTTTTTTGGGCTTCTTTTTCTGTTAACCCAACGTTAGACAATGGCGGTGTAATAAATACACTATAAGGAACAACTACTCTGTCTGAAACTTTTCGTTCTTCTTCCCCAAACAATTGACTTAAAATAATGCGATAATCGTCCAAAGAAATATAAGTAAATTGTAATCCACCTTTAACATCTCCAATAGCCCAAACATCGTCAGCAGTGGTTCTTAAAAAATCATCAACTACTATAGCACCGCGATCAGTTACCTGAATACTTGTATTTTCTAAACCTAGCTCCGATGTATTTGGCTTCCTCCCTGTAGCTGCTAGAACTTTGTTTGCTTTGACGATTTTCTTCTCGCCGTTTTCGGTATAAGTTACTTCGGCAAAATCCGCATGATCTTTCACTTTATCAATAGAAACACCTAAATGGAATTCAATACCAGCCTCAACTAAATCATTATAGATCAATTCTGAAACATCATCGTCTTCTCTAGAAATAAAATCAGTACTAGCATCCAAAACAGTCACCTTACTACCATAGCTGTTAAACATAGAGGCAAATTCTAACCCAATATATCCAGCACCTATGATAACAAGATTGTCTGGCAACTTCTCCTGATCCATTGCACTAGTAGAGTCTAGCAAATAAGTACTTTCCCTCAATCCTACTATTGGAGGAATGACTGGAACAGCTCCAGTGTTAATAAAGATTCTTTCACCTTCAACTTGTTTTATTGAACCATCGGGCAAAGTCACTTCCAGAATGTGATCAGCAACAAACTTAGCAGTTCCATCTAACACTTCTCCCGTTGCTTCATCTGAGATCATATGATAATTCTTATTTCTCAGCATACCAATCAATTTCTCTTTATGTTCTATAGCAGTGCTGAAGCTCATTTTTTTTTCACCATTTAAAATTAATGACTTGGATGGGATACAGCCAATATTAATACAAGTTCCACCATACATTCTCTTAGATTTTTCGATTACTAATACGGATTGACCTTTAGCTGTTAATGTTTTTGCGAGTGTTTTTCCTCCCTTACCAAAGCCAACGATAATATTTTCATACTTATTCATACAAACCCTCCATTTTTCTGTACCAATCGGTAGGTACTGAATTAATTGTATTATATTAGAGATAAATAAGTAAAATCATTTGCTTATGCGCTATTGTTCTTTTACATAATACACAGATAGATAGTATTAGCTCATTAAAATGAGTTTATAAAATAATTGAATGAATTTTTTTGATTTCCGAAGTAATTCGCCACCAAGTAGAATTTCAAAAGAAATCTTTATTGTGATGTAGCCAAATGGGGACACCAACAATCAACAACGAAGTCACGTTATTTAAGCGGATTATTTTTGATTATCAAAATTTTATCGTTTTCTTTCACACATGAAGCTATTTACAGTAAGGATTGATATTTCAAATTTTAAACATTTGAGAATAATAATGAAGCACTTGTTATATCAATAGTGCTTCAGTAGAGGGACTATATCATCAGATGTTAAATATTCAGCTAGTAACAATATAAAACTTGATTATTTTTATAACTGTGAAAAGGGACTTATTAATTTAGCTTCATTCTTTTCCTATATACCCCACACCTTTTTTGTCTTTATGAACCTAAACTATTATCTAAACTAGCCAGTATTGGTATAGTAAAAATACTGATAGAGCAAGGATTTGAGAGCCATGCTGTTAACACAGAAGCTTCCCAAGCTTCCGTCGCGAGTTCGATTCTCGTCACCCGCTTTTATTATAAGTTTACAAACTGTGTTTTCATACAGATTTGTAAACTTTTTTTATTTATTGCACAAAAAGTACCCAAAGTTTTTTATAGTCTCAGCTTTACATATGAATTTTATCGATTTCTTCACTCGTAATTGCCTGACTCACTAACAATTAACGGGTCAAAATCAGCTTTTTTTAAAGGAGAACCCCGATGCTAACGCTTGCTTCAGTTAAAAATTTAATTTCACACCAATTTCCCCAATGGCAAGATCTCGAGATTACCTTTGTCAAAAATAGCGGACATGATAACCAAACCTTTCATTTGGGTCAAAATATGACAATCCGCCTGCCACGTTCAGCAAAATATGAACCGCAAATAAAAAAAGAAAGTATTTGGCTACCTGTCTTAGCTAAACACTTGAGTTTTCATATTCCAACACCACTTGGTTTAGGCCATCCTAGTGTCTTATATCCTTCTTTTTGGTCAGTCAACCAGTTCATCTCCGGAGAAACACTTACAAGAAAAAACGTTGCCAATCTTTCTTTATTGGCCTTGGACTTAACTAAATTTTTAGTGGAGTTGCAAAAAGTACCTATTACAACTGCACCAGCTGCAGGAAATCACAATTTTTTTAGAGGTGCCAATCCTAGTGTTTATCATGACGAAGTTATAAGTACTTTCACCACTTTGCAAAACGATTTACCCGTAAAGCAATTAGAAAAAATTTGGCTAAATGCCATTACTTCTTCTTGGGAACACGCACCTGTTTGGCTTCACGGCGATATCGCACCAGGAAATTTGATTGTACAAAAAGGTCGACTTCATGGCGTCATTGATTTTGGCATCATGGCCGTTGGCGACCCTGCTTGTGATTACGCTATGGCTTGGAGCTTTTTTGAAAAAGAGAGCCGCTCGGTTTTTCTCGCAAATTTAGATGAAGAGCTCATAAATCGGGCCAAGGGCTGGGCACTTTGGAAAGCACTGATAACCTATCGTAATCCAAATACGAAAATTGCAGCAAATTTTATTAGATTCAAAATAACTGATAGACTTCTCATTTAGAAAATGTCATTTCTGTCGAATATCACAAGTTATGTTATACTAAAAAAGGTGATATTCATGCGAAAATTTCTTGCAGGATTATGGACTTTCTTTTTATATCTCATTTTATTTTTATTTGTAATTGGTATTTTAATTTTAATTTTCAGATGAAGGAGCGAAGCATATGGAAATCTTTGGAAATCAAGCTGCTTTTTTGGAGGACTACAAACGAATTGTTAAGACTAAAGATATGACTGACGAAATGATCATAGATAAAGTAGCCGAATCATTGCCTACTGCACCTAATTTCCAAATTATTGCAACTAGCGATGAAACAAAACTAGGCCAACGAATTTGTTTTCCTTTCAAACAAGAAATTTGTTCTACTGATCCAGATGGCGTTGTCACAACACGCTACATCTATGTCGGTTCACCTTTTGAATTAGATACAAAAACTGACGAACAACCTTAAAAAAACAAGGATATGTTTTCTTGCAAGTGCTAGTTATTTCTGGCAACTTACTTGAAACATATCCTTGTTTTTTTATTTAGGATAAAACTTTTGATAAAAAATCAGCGGTCCGTTTATTTTGCGGATGATCAAAAATTTCTGTCGGTGTTCCTTCTTCTCGAATAATTCCTTCGTCCATAAACAAGACACGATCGCCTACCTCTTTAGCAAAGCCCATTTCATGGGTAACAATCACCATTGTCATCCCTTCTTTAGCTAAGTCTTGCATAACTTGTAGAACTTCACCCACCATTTCTGGATCAAGCGCTGAGGTTGGCTCGTCAAAAAGCATGACATCTGGTTGCATGGCTAACGCTCTGGCAATAGCTATTCGTTGTTTTTGACCACCGGATAACGACTGGGGATAGGCCATAGCCTTGTCAGCCAAGCCAACTTTTCGTAATAACTCTCGGGCAATTGTTTCAGCTTCCGCATTGGTGATGTTTTTAACTTTCCGAGGTGCTAACGTAATATTATCTAAAACCTTCATATTAGGAAATAAATTAAAATTTTGAAAAACCATCCCCATCTTTTCGCGCATTTGGTACAAATCATTTTTTGAATCGGTTATATTTTGATTTTCAAAAAATATTTCACCTTGTGTCGGCGTCTCTAATAAATTCAAACAACGTAAAAAAGTACTTTTGCCTGAACCTGATGGCCCAATGACGACCACAACTTCTCCTTTTTGAATTTGTGTATCAATTCCTTTCAAAACCTTGTTATTTTTAAAAGACTTATGCAGACCTTTGACATCAATTAAAACAGACATACTCCTCCTCCTTTAAATTCCACTTATCGACTATAGCCAACGCCCATCTTTTGTTCCCACCAGGCCAAAATTCGCCCCGTTGAAAAAGTGATAACAAAATAAATGGCGGCTGCTACAAAATAAGGTTCCAGTGGAATATAAGAATTAGTAATAACAATTTGGGCAGTATTCATCAACTCATAAATGCCAATTGTAGAAAGTAATGATGAATCTTTAATCAAAATAATAAACTCATTTCCCATTGGTGGTAAAATATTTCGTAAAGCTTGTGGAAAGATAACATAACGCATTGCCTGCATCGGTTTTAACCCTAAAGAGCCTGCCGCTTCACTTTGGCCGCTGTCCACCGATTGAATGCCTCCCCGCACTATTTCAGCGACATAAGCACCCGAATTTAAGGAAATAACAATAATCCCTGGAATTAGACGAGTAAAATCTAATTTTAAAATACCAATATCAATTGTCGGTGCAGAAAAAGTTCCTTGCAACAAGACAAAACCAATCATAATTTGAATCAGCATTGGCGTGCAGCGGAATACTTCAATATAAATATTTGCCAGCCATCTTAATGGCGCTACAAAACTAAGTTTGGCCAATGCCATTAGAACTCCGATGATGGTTCCAATAATAATTGTTACTACTGAGATGATTAGCGTAATAACCGTTCCATATAAGAAATACGGATAATATTCAGTTAAAAAAGAAAAATCCATTTTCATTCCCCATTTTTATTCTTTGGTTGTTTTATTTGCGATCGCTGTATTTTCATTGACATATTTTTCGATTTCCCTGAATCAATTAATTCTTTAATAATTTTGTCAATTTCACTTTTCAAAGTATCGCTGCCTTTTTGCATTGCAATCGCATAAGCTTCATCTTCGCTAGATTTTAAATCAATTGTCGCAAATTGCAATTCCGGATTTTGCGCTATATAAGCAGCACCTACAGTTTCCTCTACAACTAATGCATCAATTGAACCTTGTTTTACTTCTAAAATTAAATTGGGAACTTTTGCTACAGAAACAATTTGTGGGTCTTGCATTTGTTCTTTGACGATATCTTCTTGAATGGAGCCTTTTTGTGCTCCGATTTTCTTTCCTTTTAGACTGGCGATAGAATTATAGTTGGCGGCATTTTTTTTGTTAATGACAACTTTTTGAGGGGGATTATAATAGTTGGCCGAAAAGTCAAAGGATTTTTGACGTTCAGGTGTAGCAGAGATACCGGCAATACCAAGATCAACTTTACCTTCTTTTAAGGTAGCTAAGACCGCATTAAATTCCATATCTTCAATTTTTAATTTCACGCCTAATTTATCAGCAAGCGCTTGTGCTAAATCCATATCCGCCCCGACAATTTTATCTTTGCCATCAACCATCGTATGAAATTCAAACGGCGCAAACTCAGCAGAAGTACCAACTTTTAGTACACCACTTTCTTTAATGGCAGCCAATTTATCCTCTTCTTTTTTACCGCCACAGGCCGTTAATAAAAAACAGATCCCCACAATTGCTAAACTTGTCAAAAACTTTTTCATCCAATCACTCCTAATAAATATATATTCACTTTTAATCTCTTTATTGAGAATATATACATATTAGCACAAGGTTTTTTCAAATGCACGCTTTTTCTGAATTTTTTCACTAAAGATACGTATATTATTTCATAGCTAAATTCAACTTTTTTATCCTTATCAAATAAATCCCATTATTTCAGCATTTCCAACGAAAATAATTTCAAGAGAAATTTCCCTCAACTTTAAAATATACATTTTTTATACAAAAAAATAGATTTAGAACAAAAATTGCCTAATTTTCATCCTAAATCTATTTATAATCAAACAGCAACGACTGAAAGTTTTTCAAGACACTAAAGATAAATTTCATTTACTCCTCAGGATATCTCAATTACCTCCTTCAGTCTTCTATTTTCAAGCGGGTCTATTCTTTAAATTTTTTAGCTTTGTTCATTAGTTTGCGATAATAAGGATGCATCGCAACTTCTGCCACTGCTTGTTCTAATTTATCGGCAGCAATCCACTTCACATCGCTATTTTCATCCGGTTTAATTTGTAAATTTTGTGTTTCTGGTGCTACAAAAAGATAGGTGGTGTTGATGTGATTGTGCTCTTTAATAAATTTTCCATTTTTATAATGTGCAGGTACTGGTAAAATATCAAAAGAAAATAACTTTTCAGTAACTACTTGATAATTTTTGATTCCCGTTTCTTCCATCAATTCTTTTTTTGCGACTTGTAATAAATCACTCATCCCATCTGCATGCCCTCCTGTCCATGCATAAGATTGATAAATATTGTGATAAATCATTAAGGTCTTATCATAGTCTGGGTTAACTACCCAAGCAGAAGACGAAAAATGATAGTCCAAATTTTCTCGCGTGAGCAAGTTTTCTTGGTATCGAATTTGTTCCATAAATAACTTCTTATCCGCAACTTCTTGTGTCGTAGCCGGTTGATAGGCTGTAATTGCAGCGATAATTGCTTCCATGGTGTACTCCTTTATAGATTTTATTTACTTGATTTTATCATATTTTTTATTTATACAGCTTCTGTCTTCATTACTATCACCGCAAAAAGACGTATCATTTCCTAAAACAGGAAATGATACGTCTTTTTAATACTTACGGAAGCGTTCATAGCGCTCGGTCAATAAAGTTTCGACGTCCTTTTGTGCTAAGACAGTTAATTTTGCATCAAGCTCCTGCTGCATGTACTGAACTATCGTTTCTTGTGGCAAATTTATTCCCTCTTTTGTCTCGGGAATAACTTTTTCAATTACATTTAAATCATATAATTCTTGGGCCGTAATTTTCATCAATGCAGCCGCTTCGTTAGCGCGACTACCATCTTTCCACAAAATAGAAGCAAAACCTTCCGGCGATAAAATTGCATAAATAGAATGTTCCATCATCCATACTTCATCACCCACAGCCAAGGCCAAGGCACCTCCACTACCACCTTCGCCAATGATAATCGCAATAATCGGAACCTTCAAATCAGACATTTCCATCAGGTTTTTGGCAATTGCTTCACCTTCGCCTCTTTCTTCAGCACCGATTCCACAATATGCACCAGCAGTATTAATGAAAGTAATCACCGGACGCTGAAATTTTTCCGCCTGTTTCATTAACCGCAAGGCCTTACGATAACCTTCAGGATGGGGTGAACCAAAATTGGTTTGCAAATTTTCCTGCAGATCCCGCCCTTTTTGAATCCCTATAACCGTGACCGGTTTTTTATTTAATGTCGCAATGCCACCGACCACTGCTTGGTCATCTGCAAAGAGTCGGTCCCCATGGAATCCTTCATAGTCCTCAAAAATTAAATCAAAAAATTCTAAAGCAGTCAGCCGTTCTTTGCCGCGGGCCAACTGCACAATCTCGTGAGCCGCGGTCATTTAGCTAACCACCCTTCTGTCGTGTGTAATTTTAACAAATATTCAATTTTATTCTTTAACTCGATACGCGGAACAATTTGATCGACAAAACCATGTTCTAACAAAAATTCTGCTTTTTGGAAGTCCTCGGGTAATTCTTGTTTAATCGTTTGTTCGATTACGCGACGACCAGCAAAGCCAATTAGACTTTGTGGTTCTGCCAAGATAATATCCCCTTCCATGGCAAAACTCGCCGTCACGCCACCTGTTGTCGGATCTGTTAAAACCGTTAAGTAAAATAGTCCAGCATTACTATGGCGTTTTACTGCCGCTGAAATTTTTGCCATTTGCATTAGAGAAAAAATCCCTTCTTGCATTCTGGCTCCCCCCGAAGCTGTAAAAATCACTACAGGTAATCTTCTTTCAAGTGCTTTTTCAAATAGACGGGTGATTTTTTCACCGACGATTGTCCCCATACTCCCCATAATAAAATGCGGATCCATAATTCCTAGTGCTAAAGGCAGACCGTTGATTGTTGCTTCGCCGGTTAATACCGCTTCATGTAAGCCGGTTTTCTCCTGCGTCTGTCTTATTTTCTCTTTATAACCTGGAAAATTCAGTGGATCTTTAGTAAAAATATCAACGTCCCACTCATCAAAACTTTTTTCATCAATCGTAATTGCGATTCTTTCCCAAGCGCTAATTCTAAAATTATAACCACAATATGGACAGATTTTTTCTACCCCAATATCTTTGGTATAAAGCATATGTTTACAATTCGGACATTTTGCCCACAAATTATCTGGAACCTGTGGTTTTTGATTTGTCCCCTGCGTGCGGTTGGGATTGATCCGAATATATTTTTTCTTTTTGAATAAAGCCAAATAAATCCCTCCTATGCTTCAGGTGTCCACTCTGGTAAAAAGACAGTTTGTAAAAAGGCAGTATCATAATCACCGGCAATCACATTCGGATGAGAAATTAAATCCATTTGAAATTCGGCGTTGGTCGTCACGCCATCTGTGACTAATTCGCCTAGTGCCCGTTGCATTTTCATTAATGCTTCAAAACGTGTTTGCCCATGAACTATAACTTTTGCAATCATGGAGTCATAATAAGGCGGGATTGTATATCCAGAATACATCCCACTTTCAACACGTAAGCCTAGTCCACCACTAGGTAAAAAGAGGTTGTGAATTGTACCTGGAGCTGGCGCAAAATTAAAAGCAGGGTTTTCTGCATTAATTCGACATTCAATGGCATGGCCACTGATCGTTATCTCACTTTGTTTTAAAGTTAATTTTTCACCAGCGGCAATTTCCAATTGTTTTTTTACAAGATCAATCCCCGTAATCATTTCAGTAATTGGGTGTTCGACTTGAATTCGGGTATTCATTTCCATGAAATAAAAAGAACCACTCTCATCCATTAAAAATTCAATTGTACCTGCATTACGATAGTTAACCGCTTTTGCAGCCCGTACAGCCGCTGCCCCTAATTCTGAGCGTTTTTGCTTGGAAATCACAACAGACGGTGCCTCTTCCAAAACCTTTTGATTATTACGTTGCAACGAGCAATCTCGCTCACCTAAATGAATAATATT
The DNA window shown above is from Enterococcus montenegrensis and carries:
- a CDS encoding replication initiation factor domain-containing protein; translated protein: MTKSTQNVLGKVDWFQAVLHQVSYQTVFQDLLKISLESVSIQAGSLKHEEYDTVYTCGFLKYYTYHQPEKAKERGTLVLSGQACTTYEWILLSYKPKANVFQELATRFYEYASQTAFTFEIKRLDLALDDYNEVPYFTVEQLHNKLKRKRFLSKGRSYQLHDSEFDAKQRAKTVSIGVRGSACMFRAYDKAKEMAKDFDGVKQEEILARAPQIRLEVETRNEVADSLFRTIAFLPQDQYIANLIRGFLQTELTFYTDGSLKQVCRWWQDYLKPSLVPTITRQYQVSSFDRSLNWYEYGGPMALTQALFFLHHEGVGIDPSLLEIRPNYEWTPELSDRMIQYVSEQQRPDLIPLIQERTKKASVTSQ
- a CDS encoding TetR/AcrR family transcriptional regulator, whose translation is MGTKEKIISAARNLIYKKGYNNTSIRDILAAADAGKGQLYYYFDSKKSIGIEVIRENVKSWQNELFDDILAPSLNPQHDFEAMLDWVYSFHKDQNRYYGCPMGNLIVELSLEDEDFRDLLNDFMNEWIISLAKNLLSFSSLSFEESQIEARSIIAQIQGGIVLLKVTQDLSVLDETIKSLKKRYLVVTN
- a CDS encoding FAD-dependent oxidoreductase produces the protein MNKYENIIVGFGKGGKTLAKTLTAKGQSVLVIEKSKRMYGGTCINIGCIPSKSLILNGEKKMSFSTAIEHKEKLIGMLRNKNYHMISDEATGEVLDGTAKFVADHILEVTLPDGSIKQVEGERIFINTGAVPVIPPIVGLRESTYLLDSTSAMDQEKLPDNLVIIGAGYIGLEFASMFNSYGSKVTVLDASTDFISREDDDVSELIYNDLVEAGIEFHLGVSIDKVKDHADFAEVTYTENGEKKIVKANKVLAATGRKPNTSELGLENTSIQVTDRGAIVVDDFLRTTADDVWAIGDVKGGLQFTYISLDDYRIILSQLFGEEERKVSDRVVVPYSVFITPPLSNVGLTEKEAQKRNIDYKIFKLMAAGVPKAQVLEDARGVFKILVDPKTEQILGATIYAEESHEVINLIALAIKANLPYTMLRDTIYTHPTMSESLNDVLK
- a CDS encoding aminoglycoside phosphotransferase family protein encodes the protein MLTLASVKNLISHQFPQWQDLEITFVKNSGHDNQTFHLGQNMTIRLPRSAKYEPQIKKESIWLPVLAKHLSFHIPTPLGLGHPSVLYPSFWSVNQFISGETLTRKNVANLSLLALDLTKFLVELQKVPITTAPAAGNHNFFRGANPSVYHDEVISTFTTLQNDLPVKQLEKIWLNAITSSWEHAPVWLHGDIAPGNLIVQKGRLHGVIDFGIMAVGDPACDYAMAWSFFEKESRSVFLANLDEELINRAKGWALWKALITYRNPNTKIAANFIRFKITDRLLI
- a CDS encoding amino acid ABC transporter ATP-binding protein yields the protein MSVLIDVKGLHKSFKNNKVLKGIDTQIQKGEVVVVIGPSGSGKSTFLRCLNLLETPTQGEIFFENQNITDSKNDLYQMREKMGMVFQNFNLFPNMKVLDNITLAPRKVKNITNAEAETIARELLRKVGLADKAMAYPQSLSGGQKQRIAIARALAMQPDVMLFDEPTSALDPEMVGEVLQVMQDLAKEGMTMVIVTHEMGFAKEVGDRVLFMDEGIIREEGTPTEIFDHPQNKRTADFLSKVLS
- a CDS encoding amino acid ABC transporter permease, whose amino-acid sequence is MDFSFLTEYYPYFLYGTVITLIISVVTIIIGTIIGVLMALAKLSFVAPLRWLANIYIEVFRCTPMLIQIMIGFVLLQGTFSAPTIDIGILKLDFTRLIPGIIVISLNSGAYVAEIVRGGIQSVDSGQSEAAGSLGLKPMQAMRYVIFPQALRNILPPMGNEFIILIKDSSLLSTIGIYELMNTAQIVITNSYIPLEPYFVAAAIYFVITFSTGRILAWWEQKMGVGYSR
- a CDS encoding NUDIX hydrolase, with protein sequence MEAIIAAITAYQPATTQEVADKKLFMEQIRYQENLLTRENLDYHFSSSAWVVNPDYDKTLMIYHNIYQSYAWTGGHADGMSDLLQVAKKELMEETGIKNYQVVTEKLFSFDILPVPAHYKNGKFIKEHNHINTTYLFVAPETQNLQIKPDENSDVKWIAADKLEQAVAEVAMHPYYRKLMNKAKKFKE
- a CDS encoding acetyl-CoA carboxylase carboxyl transferase subunit alpha; the encoded protein is MTAAHEIVQLARGKERLTALEFFDLIFEDYEGFHGDRLFADDQAVVGGIATLNKKPVTVIGIQKGRDLQENLQTNFGSPHPEGYRKALRLMKQAEKFQRPVITFINTAGAYCGIGAEERGEGEAIAKNLMEMSDLKVPIIAIIIGEGGSGGALALAVGDEVWMMEHSIYAILSPEGFASILWKDGSRANEAAALMKITAQELYDLNVIEKVIPETKEGINLPQETIVQYMQQELDAKLTVLAQKDVETLLTERYERFRKY
- the accD gene encoding acetyl-CoA carboxylase, carboxyltransferase subunit beta, which translates into the protein MALFKKKKYIRINPNRTQGTNQKPQVPDNLWAKCPNCKHMLYTKDIGVEKICPYCGYNFRISAWERIAITIDEKSFDEWDVDIFTKDPLNFPGYKEKIRQTQEKTGLHEAVLTGEATINGLPLALGIMDPHFIMGSMGTIVGEKITRLFEKALERRLPVVIFTASGGARMQEGIFSLMQMAKISAAVKRHSNAGLFYLTVLTDPTTGGVTASFAMEGDIILAEPQSLIGFAGRRVIEQTIKQELPEDFQKAEFLLEHGFVDQIVPRIELKNKIEYLLKLHTTEGWLAK
- a CDS encoding acetyl-CoA carboxylase biotin carboxylase subunit, whose protein sequence is MFSKVLIANRGEIAVRVIRACRELGIQTVAVYSEADKNALHAEMADEAICIGPAKASDSYLNVQQILSAAIVTKAEAIHPGFGFLSENSRFAEMCEECNITFIGPKSETIDAMGNKINARQLMIKADVPVIPGSEGALDTVVEALALADEIGYPVMLKAAAGGGGKGIRKVMTQEELPQHFKSAQQEAKAAFGNDAMYLEKIVYPARHIEVQILGDDYGNIIHLGERDCSLQRNNQKVLEEAPSVVISKQKRSELGAAAVRAAKAVNYRNAGTIEFLMDESGSFYFMEMNTRIQVEHPITEMITGIDLVKKQLEIAAGEKLTLKQSEITISGHAIECRINAENPAFNFAPAPGTIHNLFLPSGGLGLRVESGMYSGYTIPPYYDSMIAKVIVHGQTRFEALMKMQRALGELVTDGVTTNAEFQMDLISHPNVIAGDYDTAFLQTVFLPEWTPEA